The Streptomyces camelliae genome window below encodes:
- a CDS encoding gala protein, protein MTQPTPVRCPAIEHPDIPLSDPTALEPLLDRLRSAQPVEADETFPLGTVRADGRIDLCKQGLGPAGAARLMPVAAASAHAAHVLLGTNAIGDDGARTVADALVDGHGLHTLYLGCNRIGPEGVTALADALTTDGTVRALWLKRNPVGDDGARALAALLRRTTTLRTLDLVNTGLTTDGLRALCDALTSRPSPVERLFLGGNGLTADAAPLLAALIREAGVRELYLPANHLGDEGAAILAAAADPARPVRLGLGGNGIGPAGARALAGSLDGIEALDLGRPLSERSLGAPGNTTGDEGAHALAAALPGSPLRRLELRHTGLTGRGAKTLLAAVTDNSPLEYVGLGPGLPRKVKRSFSRRLRPLGRTHPDLRAIGSVYR, encoded by the coding sequence ATGACGCAGCCGACACCCGTACGCTGCCCCGCGATCGAGCACCCGGACATCCCGCTCAGCGATCCCACCGCGCTGGAGCCGCTGCTCGACCGGCTGCGGTCCGCCCAGCCGGTCGAGGCCGACGAGACCTTCCCGCTCGGCACCGTGCGCGCGGACGGGCGTATCGACCTGTGCAAGCAGGGCCTCGGACCGGCCGGCGCCGCCCGCCTGATGCCCGTGGCCGCCGCCTCCGCGCACGCCGCCCATGTCCTGCTCGGCACCAACGCCATCGGCGACGACGGCGCCCGCACGGTCGCCGACGCGCTCGTCGACGGCCACGGCCTGCACACGCTCTACCTCGGCTGCAACCGCATCGGCCCCGAAGGTGTCACCGCGCTCGCCGACGCGCTGACCACCGACGGCACCGTCCGCGCCCTGTGGCTCAAGCGCAACCCGGTGGGCGACGACGGCGCCCGCGCGCTCGCCGCGCTGCTCCGCCGCACCACCACGCTGCGCACCCTCGACCTGGTCAACACCGGCCTGACCACCGACGGACTGCGGGCCCTGTGCGACGCCCTCACCAGTCGGCCCAGCCCCGTGGAACGCCTCTTCCTCGGCGGCAACGGCCTGACCGCCGACGCCGCCCCGCTGCTGGCCGCGCTGATCCGCGAGGCGGGCGTGCGCGAGCTGTACCTTCCCGCCAACCACCTCGGCGACGAAGGCGCCGCGATCCTCGCCGCCGCGGCCGACCCCGCCCGGCCGGTGCGTCTCGGCCTGGGCGGCAACGGCATCGGCCCCGCCGGTGCCCGGGCCCTCGCCGGCTCCCTCGACGGGATCGAGGCACTCGACCTGGGCCGGCCACTGTCGGAACGCAGCCTCGGTGCCCCCGGCAACACCACCGGCGACGAAGGCGCCCACGCGCTGGCCGCCGCCCTGCCGGGCAGCCCGCTGCGCCGGCTGGAGCTGCGCCACACCGGCCTGACCGGCCGGGGCGCGAAGACACTGTTGGCGGCGGTGACCGACAACTCGCCCCTGGAGTACGTCGGTCTGGGGCCCGGCCTGCCCCGCAAGGTGAAGCGGTCCTTCAGCCGGCGGCTGCGGCCCCTCGGCAGGACGCATCCCGACCTGCGCGCGATAGGGAGTGTCTACCGTTGA
- a CDS encoding ankyrin repeat domain-containing protein, whose translation MSARGELRCFPRDEAASRRRIRRYAVPRWMIERATACRLAGDWQGACAAANVDVTFDLSDVAEHCGDDVAAALVDDLRHVAPDLLRWHLPRILGGRTTLATQTTVVLARYRPKAPGEGRLATPYLHVTTPAMVDGPQRIALRFSTVESEQTAGVFGQFTQDWRSARHLWDARHAAELRERCGGGADRPPFFHADATPRGTDELPTADPGDGDPAARAEWATLLHQRGETQAAFAAAGIELDLTPPPKSGWHQADPEQLLRGLALDHTRLEPEVRRQLAEGGGDRLLIGAHWRTLILLEPRDAGGLRVRAVDRDDVKGEPFLAEALWRRLPDLDLMRAGGVAAQDLHPLVREALFPALQVPQGPVGPPGPAVPPPVRVRCRGEWHEVAFRPGNLLRMPHSDEEQQRERAMRAFGGAVAGCFAVEQTWMSGEGRLPKALRAGRQELFLRAQHGDTPGVLELLDAGVDPRVRDASGRTLLHVLNLLDHETLLPRLLAEGLDLEARDRRERTPLFVAVNDLGSKALVEALVAAGARLDVTDQDELSLAQLVRRYKRPDLAFLRERVEAEHPGVGAEWWDEYLDEQEQYAEDDADDEEELSL comes from the coding sequence TTGAGCGCTCGTGGTGAACTCCGCTGCTTCCCCCGGGACGAGGCGGCGAGCAGGCGCCGGATCCGCCGGTACGCGGTGCCCCGCTGGATGATCGAGCGTGCGACCGCCTGCCGTCTGGCCGGTGACTGGCAGGGGGCCTGCGCGGCGGCGAACGTCGACGTCACCTTCGATCTGTCCGATGTCGCCGAGCACTGCGGCGACGACGTCGCCGCGGCCCTGGTGGACGACCTCCGTCATGTCGCCCCCGACCTGCTGCGCTGGCACCTGCCGCGCATACTCGGCGGGCGGACCACGCTCGCCACGCAGACGACGGTCGTCCTCGCGCGCTACCGCCCGAAGGCACCGGGCGAGGGCCGCCTGGCCACGCCGTATCTGCACGTCACCACTCCCGCGATGGTCGACGGCCCGCAGCGGATCGCCCTGCGGTTCAGCACGGTCGAGAGCGAGCAGACCGCGGGCGTCTTCGGGCAGTTCACGCAGGACTGGCGGTCCGCGCGGCACCTGTGGGACGCACGGCACGCGGCCGAGCTGCGCGAACGATGCGGTGGCGGCGCGGACCGGCCGCCGTTCTTCCACGCCGACGCCACCCCGCGCGGCACGGACGAGCTGCCGACGGCCGACCCCGGCGACGGCGACCCGGCGGCGCGGGCCGAGTGGGCCACGCTGCTGCACCAAAGGGGCGAGACACAGGCCGCCTTCGCCGCCGCCGGCATCGAGCTGGACCTGACACCCCCGCCGAAATCGGGCTGGCACCAGGCGGACCCGGAGCAGCTCCTGAGGGGGCTCGCCCTCGACCACACCCGCCTGGAGCCGGAAGTCCGCCGGCAGCTGGCCGAGGGCGGCGGTGACCGCCTCCTCATCGGCGCGCACTGGCGGACCCTCATCCTGCTGGAGCCGAGGGACGCCGGCGGGCTTCGGGTGCGAGCCGTCGACCGGGACGACGTCAAGGGCGAGCCCTTCCTCGCCGAGGCCTTGTGGCGCAGGCTTCCCGACCTCGACCTGATGCGTGCCGGAGGCGTTGCGGCGCAGGATCTGCATCCGCTCGTCCGCGAGGCGCTGTTCCCCGCCCTCCAGGTCCCGCAGGGCCCGGTCGGCCCGCCCGGACCGGCGGTTCCGCCGCCCGTGCGGGTCCGGTGCCGCGGGGAGTGGCACGAGGTGGCCTTCCGGCCCGGCAACCTGCTGCGCATGCCGCACAGCGACGAGGAACAGCAGCGCGAACGCGCCATGCGCGCCTTCGGCGGTGCCGTCGCGGGGTGCTTCGCCGTGGAACAGACGTGGATGTCCGGCGAAGGCCGCCTGCCCAAGGCGCTGCGGGCCGGGCGCCAGGAACTGTTCCTGCGCGCCCAGCACGGTGACACCCCCGGCGTGCTGGAGCTTCTGGACGCCGGTGTCGATCCCCGGGTACGGGACGCCTCCGGGCGCACCCTGCTGCACGTACTGAACCTCCTCGACCACGAGACGCTGCTGCCCCGGCTGCTGGCGGAGGGACTCGATCTGGAGGCCCGCGACCGGCGGGAGCGCACCCCGCTGTTCGTGGCGGTCAACGACCTGGGTTCGAAGGCGCTGGTGGAGGCGCTCGTCGCCGCCGGTGCACGGCTCGACGTGACCGACCAGGACGAACTGTCCCTGGCCCAGCTCGTGCGCCGATACAAGCGGCCCGACCTGGCCTTCCTCCGGGAACGCGTCGAGGCGGAGCATCCGGGCGTCGGCGCCGAGTGGTGGGACGAGTACCTGGACGAGCAGGAGCAGTACGCCGAGGACGACGCCGACGACGAGGAAGAGCTGTCCCTTTGA
- a CDS encoding AAA family ATPase, with the protein MSTDRTDRTAAPTAPAGPLAAADDLNRRLRTHRTESAANPQLEALALAVTANQPVLLWGEPGIGKSAALEQLAAGLGLPLETVIASVHEPSDFAGLPVVGDDPAVTGVPMAPPDWAVRLARAGQGLLFFDELSSAPPAVQAALLRVVLERRVGSLVLPEAVRIVAAANPPSSAADGWHLSPPLANRFVHLAWTHDPRTVARGMAGTWPEVTVPVVAAAKVPGAVARARGAISGFLTARPGLVHHIPGDAESRGRSWPSPRTWEMALRLLATGYAAGAGREALAAALTGAVGDGAGIELLSYLEHLDLPDPDRVLADPDAFALPDRGDRQLAFLIAVVAAIQSDLTRPRWEAGWAVLAKAVDAGVPDVAARAATDLAAMRHLNWPVPPGIDGFLDLLQMSGALPGGSR; encoded by the coding sequence TTGAGCACCGACCGCACCGACCGCACCGCAGCCCCCACCGCGCCGGCCGGCCCGCTGGCGGCCGCGGACGACCTCAACCGCAGGCTGCGGACGCACCGGACCGAATCCGCCGCGAACCCGCAGCTGGAGGCGCTCGCCCTCGCCGTGACCGCCAATCAGCCCGTGCTGCTGTGGGGCGAGCCCGGCATCGGCAAGTCGGCCGCCCTGGAGCAGCTCGCCGCCGGGCTGGGCCTGCCACTGGAAACCGTCATCGCCAGCGTGCACGAGCCGTCCGACTTCGCCGGCCTGCCCGTCGTCGGTGACGACCCGGCCGTGACCGGGGTGCCGATGGCCCCGCCGGACTGGGCGGTCCGCCTCGCCCGGGCCGGGCAGGGCCTGCTCTTCTTCGACGAGCTGTCCTCCGCACCGCCGGCCGTGCAGGCGGCGCTGCTGCGGGTGGTGCTCGAACGGCGGGTCGGCAGCCTGGTCCTGCCGGAGGCGGTGCGGATCGTCGCCGCCGCCAACCCGCCGTCCAGCGCGGCGGACGGCTGGCATCTCAGCCCGCCGCTCGCCAACCGCTTCGTGCACCTCGCGTGGACCCACGACCCCCGGACGGTCGCCCGCGGCATGGCCGGCACCTGGCCCGAGGTGACCGTGCCCGTCGTCGCCGCCGCCAAGGTGCCCGGTGCGGTCGCACGGGCCCGCGGCGCGATCTCCGGCTTCCTCACGGCCCGGCCCGGCCTGGTCCACCACATCCCCGGCGACGCCGAGAGCCGGGGCCGGTCCTGGCCGTCCCCCCGGACCTGGGAGATGGCACTCCGGCTGCTCGCCACCGGATACGCCGCCGGCGCCGGCCGCGAGGCGCTGGCCGCCGCGCTCACCGGCGCCGTCGGGGACGGCGCGGGCATCGAGCTGCTGTCCTACCTCGAACACCTCGATCTGCCCGACCCCGACCGGGTCCTCGCCGACCCGGACGCCTTCGCCCTGCCCGACCGCGGCGACCGGCAGCTGGCGTTCCTCATCGCCGTGGTCGCCGCCATCCAGAGCGACCTCACCCGGCCCCGGTGGGAGGCCGGCTGGGCGGTGCTGGCGAAGGCCGTGGACGCGGGCGTACCGGACGTGGCCGCCCGGGCCGCCACCGACCTCGCGGCGATGCGGCACCTCAACTGGCCCGTACCGCCCGGCATCGACGGGTTCCTCGACCTGCTGCAGATGTCCGGGGCGCTGCCCGGCGGCAGCAGGTGA